In the genome of Scatophagus argus isolate fScaArg1 chromosome 20, fScaArg1.pri, whole genome shotgun sequence, the window TCCCTTGTAATTCAGCGTGCTACACATCCTTTCCCATGAGATGAATGGGTCTTGTTACTGGTCACTGTGCATCTATGCTGGCAGCATCAGGGaacaggaggggaggggagggagggggttgAAGCTGTCCTGCATCAATGAGCCTGTTGATCAGAAAAGACCACTGGACTGGTAATGACACAGTTCACTGGTCAGTCCAGGAGGAATTAAACCTCAGCTTTCACCTCCTCGTTCCTATTTAAGCAGGACGCTCGCCCCGATCTTCAGTCTACCTCAGATACCTACACCTGTCTGGACTCATCGGGCTGCTCCGACCCTACGATGACTTGGACTGCTGCTCTCCTGGTGGTTGTTGTTTCACATGTTAATTCAGGTGAGGGTCCTGCTCCAGTCTCAGATGAAAAATACTAAATTGTTGTGTGTACGTTTATTAAAtttaagttcatttaaaaaaggagTCAAGAAAATTGATGCTTGtcaacattttgctgtttttgtgttccaGAAGACTACTGTTACGATGAGCCACACTGCGGTAAGAagctttttaatttcaaaacatACAGACAGCAACTTAAGGAGTATGATGTGTTATTAAAATGTGAGCATCCTTGTAAATGAATATTAGCACCATCTTCCCACTTGTTGGAGAATAATTGAGCAGCCAATGGGAGACATTATTCAGCTGAAACAGATCGTGATCAAAGTAAAATTCTGATTTTGTAATTGATTTTCAAACGGTGGAGCCCCTCATTAGAGGCTGAATGTCTTTGAGTGGTGAGTGACTTTTAAAAGCAAACGTGTTAGAGTAATTATTTAAGGCCTTGAGAGGCTGAACTATTGAGTgtttcataagaaaaaaaagccaagatcagagaaaagaaacagtaaaagaagcaaaatatGAGCATCAAAACATCTTCCTGATGTTCTGAGCATGTTTGCCCACTCTTCACCTTGAAAACAGTagtcaacaaaacaagaaggaaaaaataaaacatttgaatgcTCAAATGAACATCATCATTTCATGAAAACTGGACAACATGAAAATGCTGGGACTGAGAACAGCTACCAAATGGACTTTGTGGTGAGATTGTTTGGTTAGCAACTGTTTCCAAGCTCAAAAATGAACTTTGTGTCTGGACTCTTAATCTAACATTGGCGATAAGCCTGTAATTTGATAACAACAGGTACAAAAATGTTCTGTGGAGGATTCAGCTGTtcccaaggtcaagaatgatcTTCCAGATTCagtatttttcttccttttgcaAGAATACCCTTAGAGCATTTACTGTGAGACTCCACTGGGAAGTTCTTACCCCCAGGTTGACAACCAACAATGTAGATAACATgtcttctgttctgtctttcaCTGGTGCTTATGTGGTTCCTCTGCAATCCTCAGATGCTTATGCGTGGGGGGACATGTTCCCGTCTTGTCACCCCTTGCTTGAACAGCATCACTCTCCCATCAATCTGGACCACCAGGTGACCAGAAACGAGTCTCTGGGATCTTTACATCTGGAGGGCTTCGATGCAATCCAAACGGGCCACTGGACACTTCAAAACGACGGACACTCTGGTGAATGTGCCACACATACTGTCATGAACATAGTGTAAACAGTAGCGTCCTCTTTTCATTGTGTGGTGGTGATCAAGTTTCCGGTCGCTCCCAGTCGTGCTGCAGGTTGGCAGTGGCATGTCAGTGAGCGGTGGAGGTCTTCCAGATGTGTACCACACCATCCAGCTTCACTTCCACTGGGGAGGCCTGTCCACCAATGGCTCAGAGCACACGGTGGACAGACGCAGATACCCGATGGAGGTACAGTATGGTCAGTAGGCGGATGCACACTGTCAGCAACCATTTGCTGCAGCAGACGGGTGCGGTGGAGCCCTCCCTTAAAGTCTCTGTGCTCTTTTGTTGATTTCTAGATGCACATAGTCAACATgaagtccatccatccaaatctgacagcagcattAGATGATCCAACCGGACTTGCCGTCCTTGGATTCTTCATTGATGTCAGTTTAAGTACATTTGTCTTACTTGTTCTCTGCATTCAACTATTCGCAGTTATTTTCCCACAATTACATCCCAGTTTTGTCCTTTCTCGCAGGTTGTTTATGCAGACAACGTGCACTTTGGGCACATATCACAAAAGCTGTCCTCTGTTGCTTACAAAGGTTGGAGGACGCTCATAGAAAATTAATTCCTGCtcactgtttgtgttgcttGTTCTCATTAATGgctgtgcatttttttcccctcaaggTCAAACTACTAAAGTGAAGCCATTTCCTCTAATGAGCCTGCTGCCGAAGCACAACATGAGTCAGTATTATCGTTATTACGGCAGCCTCACCACCCCTCCATGTTCTCAAGCGGTTGTATGGACTCTGTATGAAGTCCCCATCTACATCTCATGGTCCCAAGTAGGTCTCTTAAATAGCTTGTCTGAAATAAAGAACACATAAATGGTTTCTGTGAACAAACGTGGTTTTCATATTGTCTCCTCAGCTGGCTCAGTTCACCTCACAGATCTTCTCCATGGAGGAGGATGCAGAGCAGGTCACACCTCTGCAGAACAACTTCAGACACATCCATCCCACCTTCAGTCGCGTCGTCTCTGGGTCCAAAGACGCCAAACTCCTCACAGGGACGGCCGGTCGTCCCCTCAGGTCAGCTGTGTCACTGCATCTGCTTCAAATCATTTTGCTGGGAGGTTTCATCTCTGGACGTTAGCGTGAATCCAAATCAGGAAACAGCAGGAAGCACAGATGAATGTATGTTTTTACATGATGTTTTGGGGTCAGAGACGTTTCTTATTTTAACCCGAAGTACAGTGTAGAGTTTCTCATCAGTAGAAATGCAAAGAATTAAAAAACTGTGAAGAAGAGTACTGTAAAACACTTGATTGTTACTAAATGTCTCATTATTGTGCcctgctgtctctgcaggaTTAACTTTATTAATGCATTCaagaatctgttaaaaaaaaatacacttccCTCTTTACTAACAATTTACTATAATGTGAACTGAACTTACTGTGAACTGAACGGTagcactgaaatgtgtttttttttttttttaaatgatggcAGCCATGTTGTACATTTATGACTGTAGACAGCTCATTCTTGTAAAGGCACAGTCCAAACATACATGCATTTGGCTCCGGGTCAGAGATTGTTTGAAACTCCACAAATATTGAAATTTAAGAGTGATTAcagtaagagaaaaaaagataaaattagtgaaaaaaatggcaacaaGACCGAGTCATAGACATGCAAATTTATGCAAAGTAAGTGTAACATGTTCATAATCTTGGTTCAGCGTGTTAGCATGGAGCATTGTTCACTAAACACTTTATCTTAAGATTACGACTTAATTGTCACCTTGAGAAAACGAGCTTATGCTAATGAGAATTCTCTTGGCTGTCATCTTACTTACTCTGAGGAAAACGTTCTCACAGCAAAGTGTGAAAGTTTGTAAAAAGTTTCATATAGTTTGCTTTGCAACTCCCAAAGCCACCTCAcagaatagtgtgtgtgtgtgtgtgtgtgtgaggtccaCTCTTACAAATCTTATAAAGTTGTTTTCTGCCCTTCTAGATAAaccagcagtttgttttctcttgttaaGGGGATAAATTATCTTGACGTAATTTATTGTAAGCGTGACCGTTCTCAGCTCTTGCCGCTCAGATCTCAGAGTGTGGCAGACATCAGCTCATCATGTAGCGTCTTGTGAGCAGGAATatgaatagaagaagaagaaccgAAAGTTATCATAACCCCAAACAAGCCAGCACACGGTATGTACTGCATCACATTAATCCCATAATAGGCCCTTTTTTCACTGGCATTCTGACATGTCACCACAGGCTCAGTTAACAAAGTCTGAAATCCATTCAGTTTGATTGGTTTCAGGGCCGTCAGATTTGACATGCAGGCTCACTGACAAGGCTCCAGCAACTGACTTAAATGCAACACGCCATTTGTTAAGGCTGCTATTAACAGCCCctgcttttcctactgtgaaagtcaaaatgtctgcgTGGACAAAGGCCCGACTGAGGTACACAGAGCTTATTCAGGAAAGCACCTACGGTTGAGGTAATAGTCTGCTAATGAGCCGACTCTCCTGCATCAGACATGCAAAATATTCTGAGAGAGCATCGTTTGCGTATTTGCCACCATCACGTGGATAGGCTTGCACACAGGCTACGCTGAACGGCTGCAAAAACACCTGCAAGAATGAAGTGTCGAATGAGGGGCTGGCACTCGAATGTCAGTtcacagttttactttttactgaGTCTTTTGTAATATTTCCTGTATTCAAACAATAAACGTGCACATCCCAGTCTGTGTCacatttgctgttgttgctttgtTGAGGGGTGAGAGACATTTGCGTTTCCTCTGCACAACAGAGAGTGTGGCAACAGCTATTATGCAAAAAGGTTCTCGCAAGTTGTAAATCTGTGGCAAAGGCGTGTCAGGTTAAAATAACGAAAGGAAGCAGCAGATGCACATACAGTCTGTGACGCCACACAGCCTATGGAGGAAACTTACATTTGACCGGTTAATGTgtcagtaaaacagtaaaagtgcTCTGATAAAATCATAACTATGGGATTGAAACCAACGACCTGTTTCTCCAACCTTTCCTCTCGAATCTTAAGGCCTTTACTTGCTCCGATTGGCTCCTGGACATGCAACTTACTTAAGTATGCTTGTGACCTGACTTTTAAAAAAGGTTGGGAGGAAAACTCATGTCACATGGCTTCAGTCGTGGATTCTGGATCACAtgaatgttcacacacactcattttgaaatatgtcctgtgtgtgtttgaggacagCGAGTCATGTGACCAGGTCCTCGGTGAAACCGGCCTGACACAGAGTCATTGTTAGGTCAACTGTTGCCTGCATGAAGAACAACTACTATTTATGGATGTATGCAAAACtgctttatttccatttttcatacatttgtcGTGTAATAAATAGACATGAGAAACAGGCTGAATCTTCAATCCTCTTCCCATGCCGATCCtgcaccttttgtttttttttctccacaccGCAAACAACTTTTCATAGAatttacaacagaaaataaaaaaaacaaagcttgaCACAAGCTGAATTTCCTGCTACCAGCTCATCGCTCAACCTCGTATCTGACATAGATCTCTGAGCTGTGTTCATGTAGCAAATCCCAGggaacaaaaaatatatatatatttatatagttaTTCACAGttacagtatttacatattCTAGGATTATAAAGCAAACGGGCAGAAAATGAAGACGTTTCTACAAGAAACAATCTTTCAAAAAGGGAGGCGGAGACTTTTCCTGTACACAGTGGacctttttctttaaataaacaacCTTTTTAAACCCTCAGATTCCTTTTACAGAtctctgaaaatatttttaaatattcagtcttttgttaaaaaaagagaagagatgcATC includes:
- the car15 gene encoding carbonic anhydrase 15 isoform X2; amino-acid sequence: MTWTAALLVVVVSHVNSEDYCYDEPHCDAYAWGDMFPSCHPLLEQHHSPINLDHQVTRNESLGSLHLEGFDAIQTGHWTLQNDGHSVVLQVGSGMSVSGGGLPDVYHTIQLHFHWGGLSTNGSEHTVDRRRYPMEMHIVNMKSIHPNLTAALDDPTGLAVLGFFIDVVYADNVHFGHISQKLSSVAYKGQTTKVKPFPLMSLLPKHNMSQYYRYYGSLTTPPCSQAVVWTLYEVPIYISWSQLAQFTSQIFSMEEDAEQVTPLQNNFRHIHPTFSRVVSGSKDAKLLTGTAGRPLRSAVSLHLLQIILLGGFISGR
- the car15 gene encoding carbonic anhydrase 15 isoform X1 → MIFQIQYFSSFCKNTLRAFTVRLHWEVLTPRLTTNNVDNMSSVLSFTGAYVVPLQSSDAYAWGDMFPSCHPLLEQHHSPINLDHQVTRNESLGSLHLEGFDAIQTGHWTLQNDGHSVVLQVGSGMSVSGGGLPDVYHTIQLHFHWGGLSTNGSEHTVDRRRYPMEMHIVNMKSIHPNLTAALDDPTGLAVLGFFIDVVYADNVHFGHISQKLSSVAYKGQTTKVKPFPLMSLLPKHNMSQYYRYYGSLTTPPCSQAVVWTLYEVPIYISWSQLAQFTSQIFSMEEDAEQVTPLQNNFRHIHPTFSRVVSGSKDAKLLTGTAGRPLRSAVSLHLLQIILLGGFISGR